The following are from one region of the Amycolatopsis sp. QT-25 genome:
- a CDS encoding metallophosphoesterase — MKALVVADEVEERLWTSAVHHLPADLGLVVGAGDLPYDYLEFLAGALDVPCVFVPGNHDPDLSGYTRYGGLSLKDGFPAAWPGPAGAVNADGRIVDVGGLRFAGLGGSVRYNDGPNQWTQRQQARRARRLVRRARFRRWRDGRDVDVLLTHAPPRHCGDREDPPHRGFDCLHRTIESLRPKWLLHGHIHPHGEPVPDRVVGGTTVRNVVGHRIMELL; from the coding sequence ATGAAAGCGCTGGTCGTCGCGGACGAGGTCGAAGAGCGGTTGTGGACGTCCGCCGTCCACCACCTGCCGGCCGACCTCGGCCTCGTCGTCGGTGCCGGCGACCTGCCGTACGACTACCTCGAGTTCCTGGCGGGCGCGCTCGACGTGCCGTGTGTGTTCGTTCCCGGCAACCACGATCCCGACCTGTCCGGCTACACCCGCTACGGCGGACTGTCCCTGAAGGACGGTTTCCCGGCGGCGTGGCCGGGCCCGGCGGGCGCGGTGAACGCGGACGGCCGGATCGTCGACGTCGGCGGACTCCGCTTCGCCGGGCTCGGCGGTTCGGTCCGGTACAACGACGGCCCGAACCAGTGGACGCAACGCCAGCAGGCCCGGCGAGCGCGGCGACTGGTGCGCCGGGCCCGGTTCCGCCGCTGGCGGGACGGGCGGGACGTCGACGTCCTGCTCACCCACGCTCCACCGCGGCACTGCGGCGACCGGGAGGATCCGCCGCACCGCGGCTTCGACTGTCTTCACCGCACGATCGAGTCGTTGCGGCCGAAATGGTTGCTGCACGGGCATATCCACCCGCACGGCGAACCCGTGCCGGACCGGGTGGTCGGCGGAACCACGGTACGCAACGTGGTCGGGCACCGGATCATGGAGTTACTGTGA
- a CDS encoding chromosome partitioning protein ParB produces the protein MKDTGFPRADAEHDFLRARRRQVLSRLATWLRREPDDVNIMLPFHEVVDALGYLGERKIGARVIRLDSIVGSVDRGRDFDRRFRPTSGRVRERWERLALATRRGESIPPIEVYRVGELHFIVDGHHRVSVAHAMRLSTIEAMVTEVRTKVDPSGIRYRGDLIVKDYRRLFLDRVPLSGHARASTVFTDPWDYARLGEHVEAWGFRLMQDEGAYSDRATLAQRWFDEEFVPVVAMLRQADLIGDRTDAEAYLWVACERYRLIRTHRWDDEVFEAVRSRSR, from the coding sequence GTGAAAGACACCGGTTTTCCCCGGGCGGACGCGGAGCACGACTTCCTCCGCGCGCGACGGCGACAGGTCCTCTCCCGGCTGGCGACCTGGCTGCGCCGCGAGCCTGACGACGTCAACATCATGCTGCCGTTCCACGAGGTGGTGGACGCGCTCGGCTACCTCGGCGAGCGGAAGATCGGGGCGCGGGTGATCCGGCTCGATTCGATCGTCGGCAGCGTCGACCGCGGCCGTGACTTCGACCGCCGCTTCCGCCCGACCTCGGGCCGCGTCCGCGAACGCTGGGAACGGCTGGCCCTCGCGACCAGGCGCGGCGAGTCGATTCCGCCGATCGAGGTGTACCGCGTCGGCGAACTGCATTTCATCGTCGACGGGCACCACCGCGTTTCGGTGGCGCACGCGATGCGACTGTCCACGATAGAGGCGATGGTCACCGAGGTACGCACCAAAGTGGACCCGAGCGGGATCCGGTACCGCGGCGACCTGATCGTGAAGGACTACCGGCGGCTGTTCTTGGACCGTGTCCCGCTGTCCGGGCACGCGCGGGCTTCGACCGTGTTCACCGATCCGTGGGACTACGCGCGGCTCGGAGAGCATGTGGAGGCGTGGGGTTTCCGGCTGATGCAGGACGAAGGCGCGTACTCGGACCGCGCGACACTCGCGCAACGGTGGTTCGACGAGGAGTTCGTGCCGGTGGTGGCGATGCTGCGGCAGGCGGACCTGATCGGCGACCGGACCGACGCCGAGGCGTATCTGTGGGTGGCTTGCGAACGGTACCGGCTGATCCGGACGCATCGATGGGACGACGAGGTCTTCGAGGCCGTGCGCTCACGGTCCCGGTGA